The Plasmodium berghei ANKA genome assembly, chromosome: 12 genome contains a region encoding:
- a CDS encoding DnaJ protein, putative, which produces MSNWRISELGNWISNGISQLGANAVSNINSIIPMTIEEPATSSIIPNTRNNIFLNISDSDDDSDDSLLLNIDKDDHNNQKKILNMNNNNYDDSDDDDYYGNNKTFLNMNNNNNDDSDDDSDYGNNFDYTLGYYLTKEERDKKKKGYTPNNLGDIPDEYEGIFTSKAAQRKITTPSSKNKNVGPTKTASADARNSSNPVPSTSKNENPIPSTSKNENPVPSTSKNENPVPSTSRQSNSTYTQMGGKKTQKSDKSKDEKKDSEEPKQESGGFFSSWGLNSLFSYGDTSTYCNEYKTGYRLDDEAKQVLNDSFTYENYLKNRKRGNNPIDSQNPFNKRNSRLRDNDMRICVDTTYYDILEVNPNAPMKTIKMNYYKLALRYHPDKNPNDENAKLKFQKINEAYQVLSDEEKREEYDRCGLNAVNGMFMLDPSVLFILLYSSEELKDYIGTLRIAYYIQMIYNSSESIEDLHSIRSIIKKEIDLEQNQREVKLALLLRDKLKLYMEDEQAWTKKMETELKKTTGSYFSSSILGSIGWIYNNVASSYIAEVTTLWGVGATLSNVKASTRSIQNHIGLAKSIISTFVTVHQVASYYNELSPDDNDEENPFNENRKTTKKFSESDDDCGEGTSTGRTLKKDKEVDPNDFEGTGDVNFGFSISDYLWRRNDTKLDDKSKNIQESEDSVKKKMEREVLMEKYQTKAFGSIIKNVLSLVLWDVESTTKGVAQKLVRDEGVDINTRLKRAYALKQLGDMMLNLSKTEKDLFDVKNLDISQLFDDLILKAAKKAEEEEAAAEAAAEAESTKIERDEKYSGLRHNQNKS; this is translated from the coding sequence atgtcaaATTGGAGAATTAGCGAATTGGGAAATTGGATATCAAATGGCATAAGCCAATTGGGTGCAAATGCTGtatcaaatataaattcaaTTATCCCTATGACCATAGAAGAACCTGCTACTTCATCAATTATTCCCAATACCcgtaataatatatttttaaatataagtGACTCAGATGATGATTCAGATGATAgcttattattaaatattgaTAAGGATGATCAtaataatcaaaaaaaaatattaaatatgaataataataattatgatgaTTCAGATGATGATGATTATTatggtaataataaaacgtTTTTGAacatgaataataataataatgatgattCAGATGATGATTCGGATTATggtaataattttgattatACATTAGGATATTATTTGACAAAAGAAGAAcgtgataaaaaaaaaaaaggttATACTCCAAATAACTTGGGCGATATTCCAGACGAATATGAAGGTATATTCACATCAAAGGCAGCACAGAGAAAAATTACCACCCCAtcaagtaaaaataaaaacgtGGGCCCAACCAAAACTGCAAGTGCAGATGCAAGAAACAGTTCAAATCCAGTCCCGAGCACAAgcaaaaatgaaaatcCAATCCCGAGCACAAgcaaaaatgaaaatcCAGTCCCGAGCACAAgcaaaaatgaaaatcCAGTCCCGAGCACAAGTAGGCAAAGCAATAGTACCTACACACAAATGGggggaaaaaaaacacaaaaaagtgataaaagtaaagatgaaaaaaaagatagtGAAGAGCCAAAACAAGAAAGTGGTGGGTTTTTTAGCAGTTGGGGATTAAATTCACTTTTTTCTTATGGAGATACATCAACATATTgcaatgaatataaaactGGTTATCGTTTAGATGATGAAGCCAAGCAAGTATTGAATGATAGTTTCacatatgaaaattatttaaaaaacagAAAAAGAGGAAATAATCCCATAGATTCACAAAATCCATtcaataaaagaaatagcCGTCTAAGAGATAATGACATGCGTATCTGTGTAGATACCacatattatgatatattagAAGTGAATCCAAATGCACCAATGAAaactataaaaatgaattattataagTTAGCATTACGTTATCATCCAGATAAAAATCctaatgatgaaaatgcaaaattaaaatttcaaaaaataaatgaagcATATCAAGTATTAAGTGATGAAGAAAAACGAGAAGAATATGATAGATGTGGATTAAATGCAGTTAATGGGATGTTTATGTTAGATCCATCTgtgttatttattttattatatagttCTGAAGAATTAAAAGATTATATAGGTACATTAAGAAttgcatattatattcaaatgatatataatagttCTGAGTCTATTGAAGATTTGCATTCCATTCGaagtataataaaaaaggaaatagaTTTAGAACAGAATCAAAGAGAAGTAAAATTGGCTTTACTTTTACgagataaattaaaattatatatggaaGATGAACAAGCTTGgactaaaaaaatggaaaccgaacttaaaaaaacaacgggctcatatttttcaagTTCTATATTAGGATCTATTGGatggatatataataatgttgCATCTTCATATATAGCAGAAGTAACAACCCTTTGGGGGGTTGGTGCAACCTTGTCGAATGTTAAAGCATCTACTAGATCTATACAAAATCACATAGGTTTAGCCAAATCTATAATCAGCACATTTGTAACAGTTCATCAAGTAGCTTCATATTATAATGAACTAAGTCCAGATGATAATGATGAAGAAAACCcttttaatgaaaatagaaAAACGACGAAAAAATTTAGTGAAAGTGATGATGATTGTGGAGAAGGAACAAGCACAGGTCgaactttaaaaaaagataaagaaGTTGATCCAAATGATTTTGAAGGGACTGGAGATGTAAATTTTGGTTTTAGCATATCTGATTATTTATGGAGAAGAAATGATACCAAATTAGATGATAaatctaaaaatatacaagaATCAGAAGATTCtgtaaaaaagaaaatggaAAGAGAAGTAttaatggaaaaatatcaaaCTAAGGCATTTGGctcaataataaaaaatgtactTTCACTTGTTTTATGGGATGTAGAATCGACTACTAAAGGAGTAGCACAAAAGTTAGTACGTGATGAAGGTGTAGATATTAATACTCGATTAAAAAGAGCATATGCCTTGAAACAACTAGGAGATATGATGCTAAATTTGTCAAAAACTGAAAAGGATTTGTTTGATGTCAAAAATTTAGATATTAGCCAACTTTTTGATGATCTTATTTTAAAGGCAGCCAAAAAAGCAGAAGAAGAAGAAGCAGCAGCAGAAGCAGCAGCAGAAGCTGAATCAACCAAAATTGAGAGGGATGAAAAATACAGTGGTCTAAGGCATAATCAAAACAAGTCATGA
- a CDS encoding UDP-N-acetylglucosamine transferase subunit ALG13, putative — MYLFVTVGSYKFDELIEYIDKKEFHIFLKKNGFTKLTIQIGNSKYIPKLIYNYKNKNSILLQKVKYFRYKNSINKYYDKANLILSHAGVGTTFECLRKNKKILIVPNIKLMNNHQMEFAHFMSISNYLETCDNLLNLKQCIMTCLKMDKYEKLPKPQTDKFLSDLKDLISL; from the coding sequence ATGTACTTATTTGTTACAGTTGGTTCTTATAAATTTGATGAGTTAATTGAGtatatagataaaaaagaatttcacatatttttaaaaaaaaatggttttacaaaattaacTATACAAATTGGAAACTCTAAATATATACCTAAGTTAATATacaattacaaaaataaaaattcaattttattacaaaaagtaaaatattttcgatacaaaaatagtattaataaatattatgataaagCTAATCTGATTTTAAGTCATGCAGGGGTAGGAACAACATTTGAATGCTtacgaaaaaataaaaaaattttaattgttCCAAATATAAAGTTAATGAATAATCATCAAATGGAATTTGCTCATTTTATGTCTatttcaaattatttagaAACTTGTGacaatttattaaatttaaaacaatGTATTATGACATGCTTAAAGATggataaatatgaaaaactTCCAAAACCTCAAACAGATAAATTCTTATCTGATTTAAAAGATCTCATAAGTTTGTAG